The proteins below are encoded in one region of Halalkalicoccus jeotgali B3:
- a CDS encoding M28 family peptidase: MTEIDTVVGSAWHDDDAWELLTRLTELDERMGGHPGERRAARFVAESFEDGGVSGIEVEEFEMNRWDRGRAEFAITDPVERSFGTLALPYSAAGEVAGELVDVGYGTPEEIEERDVAGKIAVASTTTPPEKGRFVHRMEKFGHAIAAGAEAFVFANHVPGQLPPTGALRFDAEAAAPGVGVSKETGAWLSDYASQGARAKLSVEASTERGTSQNVHGTLGEGSEEIVLLGHYDAHDIAEGALDNGCGIAVVAGAARILSEMELDCRVRVAGVGCEEVGLIGAAALADSLNPDSVRAVVNVDGAGRFRNLQAYTHGSQRIEELTRETCSEWGQPVSFSRDPHPYSDHWPFLQRGVPALQLHSQAPSGAERGRGWGHTHADTRDKVDPRNLREHAILTALLVRELTRSEIPRIDESELREQLRESDAEIGMRAAEVWPDHWE; the protein is encoded by the coding sequence ATGACTGAAATCGACACCGTAGTGGGGTCCGCGTGGCACGACGACGACGCCTGGGAACTGCTGACCCGCCTGACCGAACTCGACGAGCGCATGGGCGGCCATCCCGGCGAGCGCCGCGCCGCCAGGTTCGTCGCGGAGAGCTTCGAGGACGGGGGCGTTTCGGGAATCGAGGTCGAGGAGTTCGAGATGAACCGCTGGGACCGTGGCCGGGCGGAGTTCGCGATCACTGACCCCGTCGAGCGCTCCTTCGGGACGCTCGCGCTGCCGTACTCCGCGGCCGGCGAGGTCGCGGGCGAGCTCGTCGACGTCGGCTACGGGACGCCCGAGGAGATCGAGGAACGCGACGTCGCGGGCAAGATCGCCGTCGCGAGCACGACCACGCCCCCCGAGAAGGGTCGGTTCGTCCACCGGATGGAGAAGTTCGGCCACGCGATCGCCGCTGGCGCGGAGGCGTTCGTCTTCGCGAACCACGTCCCCGGTCAACTTCCCCCCACAGGGGCACTCCGGTTCGACGCGGAGGCCGCTGCCCCCGGTGTCGGCGTCTCGAAGGAGACCGGTGCATGGCTGAGCGACTACGCCAGCCAGGGCGCCCGGGCGAAGCTCTCGGTCGAGGCGAGCACCGAACGAGGAACGAGCCAGAACGTCCACGGGACGCTGGGCGAGGGGAGCGAGGAGATCGTTCTGCTGGGTCACTACGACGCCCACGACATCGCGGAGGGCGCACTCGACAACGGCTGTGGGATCGCCGTCGTCGCGGGCGCGGCCCGAATCCTCTCGGAGATGGAGCTCGACTGTCGGGTCCGGGTCGCGGGCGTGGGCTGTGAGGAAGTCGGGCTGATCGGTGCGGCGGCGCTTGCCGACTCACTGAATCCCGACTCGGTTCGGGCGGTCGTCAACGTCGACGGCGCGGGCCGCTTTCGAAACCTGCAAGCGTACACCCACGGCTCGCAGCGAATCGAAGAGCTGACTCGGGAGACCTGCAGCGAATGGGGCCAGCCGGTTTCGTTCTCGCGCGATCCCCACCCCTACAGCGACCACTGGCCGTTCCTCCAGCGGGGCGTTCCGGCGCTTCAGTTACACAGCCAGGCCCCGAGCGGGGCCGAGCGCGGTCGGGGCTGGGGACATACCCACGCCGACACCCGCGATAAGGTCGATCCCCGCAATCTCCGCGAGCACGCGATCCTCACGGCGCTGTTGGTCCGCGAGCTCACCCGAAGCGAGATACCGCGGATCGACGAGAGCGAACTCCGCGAGCAGTTACGAGAAAGCGACGCCGAGATCGGGATGCGCGCTGCGGAGGTCTGGCCAGATCACTGGGAGTAA
- a CDS encoding MFS transporter, which produces MVFGVDRQVLTLSMARAADAVGNSFLIVVLPLYVASGVVSGTTFGLGEALLTGVILSAFGLFNSALQPFAGRITDTVGRRKPFVLLGLGVLTLANFAYSLGSSYWALLAIRAAQGIGVAFTITASIALVNELSTDTTRGGSMGTYNTFRLLGFGIGPIAAGTVVNGGPYTVLGVQMSGFEAAFYIAAVSAAISFLLVTVLVRDPDVERTHDPEGTSIAILDHDAEGLLDPVFTLGVASLFMAIGIALLSAIEPSVNARLEQGATLFGIEFAAFVLVQVLVQTPIGRASDRYGRRPFILAGLVILAPVTVAEGLVVAPWQMIAARALQGLAAAMVFAPALALAGDLTSEGSSGTQLSVLTMAFGLGTAIGPLASGFLIRYGYPIPFAFGGILACVGVVLVYTQVHETIEGGGLAFLLDDVRGIIARS; this is translated from the coding sequence ATGGTGTTCGGGGTCGATCGACAGGTGTTGACCCTCTCGATGGCGCGGGCGGCCGACGCCGTCGGCAACTCGTTTCTGATCGTCGTCCTGCCGCTGTACGTCGCGAGCGGCGTCGTCTCGGGGACGACATTCGGACTAGGCGAGGCGCTTCTCACTGGAGTGATCCTCTCTGCGTTCGGCCTGTTCAACAGCGCGCTCCAGCCGTTTGCGGGCCGGATCACGGACACGGTCGGTCGCCGCAAGCCGTTCGTCCTGCTCGGTCTCGGAGTGCTCACGCTCGCGAACTTCGCGTACTCGCTGGGATCGAGTTACTGGGCGCTGCTGGCGATCCGCGCGGCCCAGGGGATCGGGGTCGCATTCACGATCACGGCCTCGATCGCGCTGGTCAACGAACTCTCGACCGACACGACCCGCGGGGGAAGCATGGGGACGTACAACACCTTCCGGCTGCTCGGGTTCGGGATCGGCCCGATCGCTGCCGGGACCGTGGTTAACGGCGGCCCCTACACGGTTCTCGGTGTGCAGATGAGCGGGTTCGAGGCCGCCTTCTACATCGCGGCGGTTTCGGCGGCGATCAGTTTCCTGCTCGTGACGGTGCTGGTCCGCGACCCCGACGTCGAGCGGACTCACGACCCCGAGGGGACCTCGATCGCGATCCTGGACCACGACGCCGAGGGGCTGCTCGACCCCGTTTTCACCCTCGGGGTCGCCTCGCTCTTTATGGCGATCGGGATCGCGCTGCTCTCGGCGATCGAGCCGAGCGTCAACGCCCGGCTCGAACAGGGCGCGACCCTCTTTGGCATCGAGTTCGCCGCCTTCGTCCTCGTCCAAGTGCTCGTCCAGACGCCCATCGGCCGGGCCAGCGACCGCTACGGCCGCCGACCGTTCATCCTCGCCGGCCTCGTGATCCTCGCGCCGGTCACCGTCGCGGAGGGGCTGGTCGTCGCACCTTGGCAGATGATCGCCGCACGGGCCCTCCAGGGGCTGGCGGCGGCGATGGTCTTCGCGCCCGCGCTGGCGCTGGCGGGCGATCTGACCAGCGAGGGCTCCTCGGGGACCCAACTGTCGGTGCTGACGATGGCCTTCGGGCTCGGAACCGCGATCGGCCCGCTGGCCTCCGGGTTCCTGATCCGCTACGGCTATCCGATTCCCTTCGCCTTCGGCGGCATCCTCGCCTGTGTCGGGGTCGTGCTCGTCTACACGCAGGTCCACGAGACCATCGAGGGCGGTGGACTGGCCTTCCTTCTCGACGACGTCCGCGGGATCATCGCCCGGAGCTGA
- the pepF gene encoding oligoendopeptidase F encodes MSSIPEREEIATEYTWDLESIYASDDDWEAAYESLSERIPELEAYEGHTTEGGETLYELLSLREDVMRDLSQVAAYARMRRDEDTRDQEYQALTARAQSLASEASSAVSFLEPELQDLSEDELDELIDEEPALAEYDHYFDDVLRMKPHTRSAEVEALLAELGEITGASGEIYTMLSNADMEFPTVEDPDGEAVEITQANFTKLQKNPNRTFRREVYEAFYDTWEEVRNAVGTSYKNSVKADVKLARARNYDTAREAALDGPNIPVEVYDNLVDTVRENLDALHRHSDLKRKALDVDELRMWDLYMPVAQSESPDIGYDEAAEHVVEAVAPLGEDYQSRVAEGLDSRWVDVYENAGKQAGAYSGGTYDTQPFILMNYQDDIPSMYTLAHEFGHSLHSQLTSEHQPYTYSGYEIFVAEVASTVNEALLTHHLLETVEDERFRLHVLNEYLERFRSTLYRQTMFAEFEHRAHEIDEEGGALTPDALDELYGELKADFYDPAVVDDRIAREWMRIPHFYRAYYVYQYSTGISAAVSLSKRILEEGESAAADYREFLRSGSTEYPLELLDIAGVDMRSPEPIEDALAVYDEYLGEMESLL; translated from the coding sequence ATGAGTTCGATCCCCGAACGCGAGGAGATCGCCACGGAGTACACCTGGGACCTCGAGAGCATCTACGCGAGCGACGACGACTGGGAGGCCGCCTACGAGTCGCTCTCCGAGCGGATCCCGGAGCTCGAAGCCTACGAGGGACACACGACCGAGGGCGGCGAGACGCTGTACGAACTGCTCTCGCTCCGCGAAGACGTCATGCGCGACCTCTCGCAGGTCGCCGCTTACGCCCGGATGCGTCGCGACGAGGACACCCGCGATCAGGAGTACCAGGCGCTGACCGCCCGCGCCCAGTCGCTGGCCTCCGAAGCGTCGAGCGCGGTGAGCTTTCTGGAGCCCGAACTCCAGGACCTCTCGGAGGACGAGCTCGACGAGCTGATTGACGAGGAACCCGCACTCGCGGAGTACGACCACTACTTCGACGACGTGCTGCGGATGAAACCCCACACCCGCTCAGCGGAAGTCGAGGCGCTGCTCGCGGAACTGGGCGAGATCACCGGCGCCTCGGGCGAGATCTACACCATGCTCTCGAACGCGGACATGGAGTTTCCCACGGTCGAGGACCCGGACGGCGAGGCAGTCGAGATCACGCAGGCGAACTTCACGAAACTGCAGAAGAACCCGAACAGGACGTTCCGCCGCGAGGTCTACGAGGCGTTCTACGACACGTGGGAGGAGGTACGAAACGCAGTCGGAACCTCGTATAAGAACAGCGTCAAAGCGGACGTCAAACTCGCGCGGGCACGAAACTACGACACCGCCCGCGAGGCGGCACTGGACGGGCCGAACATCCCCGTCGAGGTTTACGACAACCTCGTCGACACGGTGCGGGAGAACCTCGACGCGCTCCATCGCCACAGCGACCTCAAACGGAAGGCGCTCGACGTCGACGAGCTGCGGATGTGGGACCTCTACATGCCGGTCGCCCAAAGCGAGAGCCCCGACATCGGGTACGACGAGGCCGCAGAACACGTCGTCGAGGCGGTCGCACCGCTCGGCGAGGACTACCAGTCCCGCGTCGCGGAGGGGCTCGACTCGCGGTGGGTCGACGTCTACGAGAACGCCGGCAAACAGGCGGGTGCGTACTCCGGGGGAACGTACGACACTCAGCCCTTTATCCTGATGAACTACCAGGACGACATCCCCTCGATGTACACGCTGGCCCACGAGTTCGGCCACTCCCTCCATTCACAGCTCACCAGCGAGCACCAGCCCTACACCTATTCGGGCTACGAGATCTTCGTCGCCGAGGTCGCCTCCACGGTCAACGAGGCGTTGCTGACCCATCACCTGCTCGAAACCGTCGAGGACGAACGGTTCCGCCTGCACGTACTCAACGAGTATCTCGAACGCTTTCGCTCGACGCTGTATCGCCAGACGATGTTCGCCGAGTTCGAACACCGCGCCCACGAGATCGACGAGGAGGGCGGCGCGCTCACGCCCGACGCGCTCGACGAACTCTACGGCGAGCTCAAAGCCGACTTCTACGACCCCGCGGTCGTCGACGACCGGATCGCCCGCGAGTGGATGCGCATCCCGCATTTCTACCGGGCGTACTACGTCTATCAGTACTCGACGGGAATCAGCGCGGCCGTCTCGCTCTCGAAGCGGATCCTCGAGGAGGGCGAGTCCGCCGCCGCGGACTACCGCGAGTTCCTCCGGTCGGGCTCGACGGAGTACCCACTCGAACTCCTCGATATCGCGGGCGTCGACATGCGTTCGCCCGAGCCCATCGAGGACGCGCTTGCCGTCTACGACGAGTACCTCGGGGAGATGGAATCGCTGTTGTAG
- a CDS encoding DUF5811 family protein produces MNGNTPYAGLPGTTNAGQRMPDEMPELTADQRRTLRADLSAITRRVREYLPDEYVVGAEVSQGQSGPEAMVAVQPPIGHPISAGFQPDLDSEEYITEDDREEVARGLAASAALQVKHAINDDVSPTAR; encoded by the coding sequence ATGAACGGAAACACGCCGTACGCCGGGCTGCCGGGGACGACGAACGCCGGTCAGCGAATGCCCGATGAGATGCCCGAACTCACGGCGGATCAGCGCCGGACGCTCCGCGCCGATCTCTCGGCGATCACCCGCCGCGTCCGGGAGTACCTGCCCGACGAGTACGTCGTCGGCGCCGAGGTCAGTCAGGGCCAGAGCGGCCCCGAGGCGATGGTCGCCGTCCAGCCGCCCATCGGCCACCCGATCAGCGCCGGCTTCCAGCCCGACCTCGACAGCGAGGAGTACATCACCGAGGACGACCGCGAGGAAGTCGCCCGCGGACTGGCCGCAAGCGCCGCCCTCCAGGTCAAACACGCGATCAACGACGACGTCTCCCCGACCGCGCGCTAG
- the truA gene encoding tRNA pseudouridine(38-40) synthase TruA has translation MRAFRIAYDGAPYYGFQRQPDVETVEGVLFDALDRLVTFEGEKPAGYAAAGRTDRGVSALAQTVAFEAPEWLTPAAFNSELPGTVRAWASADAPDDFHARYDARSRTYAYYLHAPGADVEAIRGVLSRLSGTHDFHNLTPEDGPTTRTITRARANREGPFVVLTLRADGFLKRLVRRVVTLVVDVLRSERDPTYVERVLSKERLSGPEGIASAPSEPLVLVHTAYDLDFEIDARAAESAREVFEEKRVDRETGARVAGRIAGELDG, from the coding sequence ATGCGCGCGTTTCGCATCGCCTACGACGGAGCCCCCTATTACGGCTTTCAGCGCCAGCCGGACGTCGAAACCGTCGAGGGCGTCCTGTTCGATGCGCTCGATCGGTTGGTGACGTTCGAGGGCGAGAAACCCGCCGGCTACGCCGCGGCCGGCCGAACCGACAGGGGCGTCTCGGCGCTCGCACAGACTGTCGCTTTCGAGGCTCCCGAGTGGCTCACGCCCGCGGCGTTCAACAGCGAACTCCCCGGCACGGTTCGGGCGTGGGCGTCGGCGGACGCCCCCGATGACTTCCACGCCCGATACGACGCCCGATCCCGAACCTACGCCTACTACCTCCACGCCCCCGGGGCCGACGTCGAGGCGATCCGGGGCGTTCTCTCCCGTCTCTCGGGGACTCACGATTTCCACAATCTCACGCCCGAGGACGGCCCGACGACGCGGACGATCACCCGGGCGCGTGCAAATCGAGAGGGGCCGTTCGTCGTCCTCACGCTCCGGGCCGACGGCTTCCTCAAGCGCCTCGTCAGGCGGGTCGTGACGCTGGTCGTCGACGTCCTCCGCAGCGAGCGCGACCCGACGTACGTCGAGCGGGTCCTCTCGAAGGAGCGTCTCTCGGGTCCGGAAGGGATCGCTTCGGCGCCGTCCGAACCGCTCGTCCTCGTTCACACGGCCTACGACCTCGACTTCGAGATCGACGCCCGGGCCGCCGAAAGCGCCCGTGAGGTGTTCGAAGAAAAGCGCGTCGACCGCGAGACGGGCGCGCGGGTCGCCGGACGGATCGCGGGCGAGCTCGACGGGTAG
- a CDS encoding pyruvoyl-dependent arginine decarboxylase yields MEIRIVRGSAIAPTEMASYDAALAEANVHNYNLTHVSSVIPADASVEFVGRAPDLGPVGDELTVVEARATSATRPVSAALAWTRSDGGPGLFYEAAGEETPERVRSRVKRGIAAGMDLREWSFGDVETAVSCADPDDGFATAVVLAVYGSGRAIR; encoded by the coding sequence ATGGAGATCCGTATCGTTCGTGGAAGCGCGATCGCTCCCACGGAGATGGCCTCGTACGACGCCGCCCTCGCCGAGGCGAACGTTCACAACTACAACCTCACGCACGTCTCCTCGGTCATCCCCGCCGACGCCAGCGTCGAGTTCGTCGGGCGCGCACCCGATCTGGGCCCCGTCGGAGACGAACTGACGGTCGTCGAGGCCCGCGCGACGAGCGCCACCCGGCCGGTCAGCGCCGCCCTCGCGTGGACGAGAAGCGACGGGGGACCCGGTCTCTTTTATGAGGCCGCCGGCGAGGAGACCCCCGAGCGGGTACGCTCCCGGGTCAAGCGTGGCATCGCCGCGGGAATGGACCTCCGGGAGTGGTCCTTCGGCGACGTCGAGACCGCCGTTTCCTGTGCCGACCCCGACGACGGGTTCGCGACTGCGGTCGTCCTTGCGGTTTACGGGTCCGGACGGGCAATCAGATAG
- a CDS encoding J domain-containing protein — protein MTGSRLLIGLASVFAGISAAMLVAATVYGTPVPLAIALPFAVTGYLLWYQGTGRLATRIRDRARRPGRARSRPGTRSRRRSHTPPPRRPASGPTQREAYRTLGLDPGAGIGEIKRAYREKVKTTHPDRGGDEEAFKEVTTAYDRLTE, from the coding sequence GTGACCGGATCTCGGCTGCTGATAGGGCTCGCGTCGGTGTTCGCCGGGATCAGCGCCGCCATGCTCGTGGCGGCGACGGTCTACGGGACCCCGGTGCCCCTCGCGATCGCGCTCCCGTTTGCCGTCACCGGCTACCTGCTGTGGTATCAGGGGACCGGCCGGCTCGCCACCCGGATCCGGGACCGTGCCCGCCGACCGGGTCGTGCCCGATCGCGGCCGGGTACCCGATCCCGACGGCGGAGTCACACGCCCCCGCCGCGCCGGCCCGCCTCGGGACCGACCCAGCGAGAGGCCTACCGGACACTCGGCCTCGACCCCGGGGCCGGTATCGGGGAGATCAAACGAGCCTACCGCGAGAAGGTCAAAACCACCCATCCCGACCGGGGTGGCGACGAGGAAGCCTTCAAGGAGGTCACGACCGCCTACGACCGGCTGACCGAATGA
- the pan2 gene encoding proteasome-activating nucleotidase Pan2, with product MAHSPSVPDRPDLDLDPEMPEGEQLDALRDHYVDLVRINDQLEARIDEAHDRRETLHERVDSLERENSALKTASLYVATVEEFTEDGAVVKQHGTNQEVLTEIEPSLAEDLAAGDRVAVNDSFGVETALDVETDARAQAMAVEASPDVSYADIGGIDDQIREVREAVEDPLTNPEQFEKVGIEPPGGVLLHGPPGTGKTMLAKAVANETDATFIKMAGSELVQKFIGEGSRLVRDLFELAREHEPAIVFIDEIDAIAATRTESKTSGDAEVQRTMMQLLSEMDGFDERGEIRIIAATNRFDMLDRAILRPGRFDRLIEVPEPDIEGRTRILEIHTEEMNVAEDVAFEQLAEDTEGFSGAELASLCTEAGMFAVRDDRTEVRTEDFKEALEKVATDAENDTRYYVY from the coding sequence ATGGCCCATAGCCCCTCTGTTCCCGACCGCCCGGATCTGGATCTCGACCCCGAGATGCCCGAAGGCGAGCAGCTCGACGCGCTTCGCGATCACTACGTCGATCTGGTCCGCATCAACGACCAGCTCGAAGCGCGCATCGACGAAGCACACGACCGTCGAGAGACGCTTCACGAGCGCGTCGATTCCCTCGAACGCGAAAACAGCGCGCTCAAGACCGCTTCGCTGTACGTCGCGACCGTCGAGGAGTTCACCGAGGACGGCGCGGTCGTCAAACAACACGGCACGAACCAGGAGGTCCTGACCGAGATCGAGCCCTCCCTCGCCGAGGACCTCGCCGCGGGCGACCGGGTCGCGGTCAACGACTCCTTTGGCGTCGAGACCGCCCTCGACGTCGAGACCGACGCGCGTGCCCAGGCCATGGCCGTCGAGGCGAGCCCCGACGTCTCCTATGCCGACATCGGCGGGATCGACGACCAGATCCGCGAGGTCCGCGAGGCCGTCGAGGACCCGCTGACGAACCCCGAGCAGTTCGAGAAGGTCGGTATCGAGCCGCCGGGCGGCGTATTGCTGCACGGGCCACCAGGGACGGGCAAGACGATGCTGGCGAAGGCGGTCGCGAACGAGACCGACGCCACGTTCATCAAGATGGCCGGTTCGGAGTTGGTCCAGAAGTTCATCGGCGAGGGCTCGCGGCTGGTTCGGGACCTCTTCGAACTCGCGCGGGAACACGAGCCGGCGATCGTCTTCATCGACGAGATCGACGCCATCGCGGCCACCCGCACCGAGTCCAAAACCTCGGGCGACGCGGAGGTCCAGCGTACGATGATGCAACTCCTCTCGGAGATGGACGGCTTCGACGAGCGCGGCGAGATCCGCATCATCGCTGCGACGAACCGCTTCGACATGCTCGATCGCGCCATCCTCCGGCCCGGCCGGTTCGACCGCCTCATCGAGGTGCCCGAGCCCGACATCGAGGGCAGAACGCGGATCCTCGAGATCCACACCGAGGAGATGAACGTCGCCGAGGACGTCGCCTTCGAGCAACTGGCCGAGGACACAGAAGGGTTCAGCGGTGCGGAACTCGCGAGCCTCTGTACGGAGGCGGGGATGTTCGCGGTCCGAGACGACCGTACCGAGGTCCGCACCGAGGACTTCAAGGAGGCCCTCGAAAAGGTCGCTACCGACGCCGAGAACGACACCCGCTACTACGTCTACTAG